Part of the Acidobacteriota bacterium genome is shown below.
GGCAGTAGGACACAGTTATGGCGACAGCATTCGGCGACAAGATCCGCATCCGGCTCAAGGCGTACGACTACCGCGTGCTCGACCAGTCGACGGCCGAAATCGTGGAGACCGCGAAACGGACGGGCGCCCGTCTGGCGGGTCCGATTCCGCTGCCGACGGAGAAGAACAAGTGGACGGTCAACCGCTCGCCGCACGTGGACAAGAAGTCGCGCGAGCAGTTCGAGATCCGGACGCATAAGCGGCTGATCGACATCTTCGAGCCCACGTCGCAGACCGTCGACGCGCTGATGAAGCTGGACCTGCCGGCTGGCGTGGACGTCGAGATCAAGGCGTTCGGGAAGGATCGGAAGTGACCATGGTCACAGGCATCATCGGCAAGAAGCTCGGCATGACGCAGGTCTTCCGTCCCGACGGGACGGTGCAGCCGGTGACGGTGATTAAGGCCGGGCCGTGCGTGGTCGTGCAGGCGAAGACGGTCGAGAAGGACGGCTACCAGTCGGTCCAGCTCGGGCTGGTCGAGGAGAAGCCGGCCAAAGTCGTCAAGCCGCTCGCGGGCCACTACAAGAAGGCCGGCGTGCCGCCCACGCGGGTGCGGCGCGAGGTCAAGCTGGCCGCGGGCGCCGATGCGCTCAAGGCGGGCGATCAGGTGCTGGTGGAGTCGTTGTTCAAGGACGGCGAACGGGTGGATGTCACCGGAACCAGCCGCGGGATGGGGTTCCAGGGCGTGGTCAAGCGGCACCATTTCGCTGGCGGAGCCGCAACACACGGGTCGATGTTCCACCGGGCGCCTGGCTCGATTGGTGCTTCGTCGTATCCGTCGCGTGTCATCAAGGGCATGCGGGCGGCGGGCCACATGGGTGCCGAGCGGGTGACGACGCTGAATCTGCTGGTTGAGAAGGTGGACCAGCACGTGCTGCTGCTGCGCGGCGCCGTACCTGGTGCGCGGGGATCCTACATCATGGTTCGCAAGGCCGCCGCGCGTAAGCCCGAGCCGAAGCCGCAGGCCGAGAAGCCGAAGAAGGGCAAGAAGTAGCCATGACGCTCGACATAGTGAATGCCCAGAACGAGAAGATTGGCTCGCTCGAGCTGCGCGACGAACTGTTCGGCGGTCGCGTCAAGGGCGACCTGATCTGGCAGTCGGTCGTGCGCGAGAACGCCAGCAAGCGGCGCGGCACGCACGCGACCAAGACCCGCGCGATGGTCAGCGGGACCGGCAAGAAGCCGTACAAGCAGAAGGGCACCGGGCGGGCGCAGGTCGGCGAGGCCCGCAACCCGCTGTGGCGCCACGGCGGCACGACGTTCGGGCCGCAGCCG
Proteins encoded:
- the rpsJ gene encoding 30S ribosomal protein S10, with the translated sequence MATAFGDKIRIRLKAYDYRVLDQSTAEIVETAKRTGARLAGPIPLPTEKNKWTVNRSPHVDKKSREQFEIRTHKRLIDIFEPTSQTVDALMKLDLPAGVDVEIKAFGKDRK
- the rplC gene encoding 50S ribosomal protein L3 — protein: MVTGIIGKKLGMTQVFRPDGTVQPVTVIKAGPCVVVQAKTVEKDGYQSVQLGLVEEKPAKVVKPLAGHYKKAGVPPTRVRREVKLAAGADALKAGDQVLVESLFKDGERVDVTGTSRGMGFQGVVKRHHFAGGAATHGSMFHRAPGSIGASSYPSRVIKGMRAAGHMGAERVTTLNLLVEKVDQHVLLLRGAVPGARGSYIMVRKAAARKPEPKPQAEKPKKGKK